Genomic window (Juglans microcarpa x Juglans regia isolate MS1-56 chromosome 2S, Jm3101_v1.0, whole genome shotgun sequence):
tgaattttttttatttgaaagtttgagaaagttgtaataattaatttgaaaaaattgtaatgattaacttgaaagtgtttgtatttgaatgatatttgagagtgaaatgagatgtaatgagataaaataatatgagatggaatgagataaAAAACTTTTCCTAACATACCGATACGGCCAAAAggaaacttttatatttttaaaagatttcaagaagttttcaaattttttggggtcaatattattttaatttttttagaaatcattatttgagtttgtataatatttattttttagtctcaaactttttgcttttatttgaatttgattaatTATACATTAGATTGCTGTAATACAAGTCATGCAATGAAGCATGATCATTGTTATATGAagaattctatttatcatctccatactatatattatacttatttttatttatttatttatttttttattaaatatgtagtatatagGTGATAAGtagaaaattcaattattttaagatgaataaaacttaaaaaaaaaaaaaagtctggtGTATCGTGTGTAAGAATGATGGGTAGCAAAACTTTATATTTCACATTTATGATAAGAGCTTTGCTACTCATTATCTCCACACACCACGtaccaaatttattttttattttgttttattctttttaaactaattgaattcttttattcatcatctatatatcataaatttgataagagaaaaaaaatgtggcGTATGatgtgtgaagatgatgaatataattttttttaaggtagtGTTAATAGGCTGCCCAACACTTACTGCTAGGTGTATCGCTAGTACAAATGTGtagtatgtttttttattattttaaaatatttttaattattaagaaaaaaataaaaaaatatacaattttttaaataatcacttttttaatgattaagtaaaataaaaaaataaaaaaaattaaaatattcgaACAATAACTTAAGCGGTAGGAGCTAAATGTCAAAGCAGTTACACTGAGAGATTGGcgtgtaatatttaattttagatttaaaaaaccATACGAGTAACATGACACGTACACGTCAAAGACACAGCCGAGCATGACATGATCTGTACTACAGACACGTGCTCGATatttttgtcaaaaataaaaaaaaccagacAGCATCGAAATACGAGAGATCTTTACTCATCTTTGTTCCATCAATGTCccagaaaaagagaaggaacaaATACAAGGCGAGAAACgcggactctctctctctctctctctctcctttgctGTTGGATCGGAAATTATGCCCCTCGTAACACTGCTGAAAACCCTGAATCCCTCCCGTTTGAAAACCTTCCTCTTGATCATCTCCTTTCTCCTCATCTTCTACCTTCTCTTCCACCGCCGCGCTCCTCTCTCGCATCTCCGAAGCGCGTCCCAGTCTCCACTCACGCGCCGCCACCTTCTCTTCGCTATCGCCTCCTCTTCTCGTTCCTGGCCTCGCCGCAAGTCCTATGTCCGACTCTGGTACTCCCCGAACTCCACGCGCGCACTCGCTTTCCTGGATCGCGTCGCCCCCGATGCGGCCAGTGACGACAGCGTCCCTCCGGTCGTCGTCTCCGGAGACACCTCCAAGTTCCCTTACACGTTCCGGGGGGGCCTCCGATCGGCGATACGCGTGGCGCGCGTGGTGAAGGAGGTCGTCGATCGCGACGAGAAGGACGTTCGGTGGTATGTGTTCGGAGACGACGACACGGTCTTCGTCGTGGACAATCTGGTCAAAACCCTGGCGAAGTACGACCACGAGCGGTGGTTTTACGTTGGTAGCAACTCGGAGAGCTACTATCAGAACGTGAAGAACTCCTTTGAGATGGCATTTGGTGGTGGAGGCTTCGCGATAAGCTATTCGCTCGCAAGAGTTTTGGCCAGGGTTCTCGATTCGTGCTTGGTGAGGTACGCGCACTTGTACGGAAGCGATTCTAGGATATTTTCGTGCTTGGCGGAACTCGGCGTCGGTTTAACCCATGAACCTGGGTTTCATCaggtaaaaatttatttaccaTTTCTAATCAAGTAATTTCGAGTTAGTCTAGAGTTTAATTTTGGTAACATTATGCGTTAGATATAGTAGATTGTCCAAATGTGATGATGTAATTTCGAGTTAATCTCGAGTTTAATCTTGGTAACATCATGTGTTGGATATGATAGATTGTCCTAATGTGATGATGCCAATTCACAACAATGATTTTTAAGTCAAAAactaagcttttttttttttttttttttaaaagcaaacaaaaatatCGCGGGGGAGATGTTGAATGTTCTGACTTAGCGGTCCGCTGGCTTCGGTATCAGGTAATATCTGCCACAACCTTCTAGGTATAATCCAAGTTGAAGAGCCACTGAGCCAGTTCCGTTTTAAGTGGAGATGTTGAACTCATAGGACGAGTTTATACTTTATAGGCGTAGGAGTAGAAACTTCTTAAACTTAATAGTGACTAAGGGAGGAGAGAAACATTAGTTGTGATTCTGCGTGTCGATGTGGCGGATCTGGAAATCGATCTCCCCCCTGGCTTCTTTAACAAAagtatttaatatatttatcattaatcataaagaaaaatgtagGAAGGAAcgtaaaaagaaaagttaatgtataaaaaagatcaaggataaaaaaataagaaaaagctTGAAGGAAGTCCCAAAGAAGAATAGTGAAATTACCCAAATGTCCCTGTATCGTAATATTAagatctaccaattcactcaacaaattggttagtcgtcaatcgtgtaattatataataagaaaacattaacataaaataaatcaattgcaTAACACCAATATTGGTAACGAAGGGAAActctttaaagaattttttaaaggtaaaaccttaCGGGGCAGccaaatttagaaaagtcaattttattatttaaaaatcaagtACAAGTAAGTCTCAGTTACAAAATCTTTGTCAATTGAATCTCTTACTCGATACGATAAACGACCCGTTTATCTCTATTGTATCAGCAaccagatattttttttcctttttaatttttcatcttttttataatttttatgaagagaaTCTATGCAAAATTTAAACTTTCGTTTTATGTTTctcctcacttttttttttcttcaaatttattaagtttttttttttcttttggagatTTTTAAGGCTTAATTTTGCCTTTTTAAAAGACAATGAGGTGCATTTCAATTACTTGGCAGTTTGGGAGGGGCATTGCCAAAACTCATAGATTGCATGCATCAAacaataagtaatttttttcccGCAGAGAAATTTGCTTATCTGCCTGATTTTGTTCTGTGTCTGgtgccaataataataattaaaaaaagaacttgCTTATCTGGCTGATATGGATTGGCTGAATAACTTGATTATGTGATAATCCTGTTGTTTTTATCTGGGTAATTCTCATATTAGTTCGACAAAAAATTGAGCTCATCTCCTCATCAAGTATTGTAGTTTTTGCGAGTTAAGTGACTGGTTTGTAAAAGCAGTTCACGATttagtttttatctttatcAGGTTGATATGAGGGGGAATTTGTTCGGTTtgctgtcttcacatccattAGCTCCTTTGGTATCCCTTCATCATTTGGATGCTGTGGACCCAATCTTCCCTAACATGAGCAGGACTCTAGCAATGGGGCATCTTTTTGAAGCCATGAATGTTGATCCTGGCAGGATATTGCAGCAAACTGTCTGCTATGACCCTTCAAATTCATTGAGTGTTTCAGTTGCATGGGGTTATGCTATCCAGTTGTTCGAGGGTAATGAATATCTCCCAGATCTCATCTCACCGCAGAGAACTTTTATGCCATGGAAGAGGAGTGCCTCTATTGATGCAAGTCGTTACATGTTTAAGACAAGAGAATATTCGAAAGATCCATGTAAAAGACCTGTTATCTTCTTTCTGGAAACTGTGATACCCGATAAAGGTGGTGTCTGGAGCTACTACACTCGGCACATGGTTGAAGAGTGTGACAGACCTAATGCAATAAAGAATTTGACACGTGTCAAAGTGTTTTCGGAGACGCTTGAGCTTGATATGGAACAGGTATTGCTGATGAACTGGTTTGAATTTGCTTTTCAGTTCATAATTTCATGTGATGGTTTGTTCACATTTTAGTCCATTGGAGTTGGCTAGGCCTtacaaattttgttttctttgttccAGATGAAGGCTCCTTGTCGTCATTGCTGTGACATTTTGCCCTCTTTTAATGAATCTATGGTCATTAAACTTAGACAATGCGGAGTGTATGAACTAATTTCCATGCATGTCTAGCATTTTATGGGAAGAGAACTTTTAAAGTACATTCAGAGGTTAGAAGTTCTGAAGCAGATTCGGGTCTCTTTATTTAACTTTTGGTATGCGAACTGCGAGGTAATTTCTCATTGCTCAAGGCTTATCATAGAAAATTATCCGAAagttatataatcttttttgtttattggtTGGGGGATGTACCCACTCTCTCCAGCACTGGGGAGGCGCTTGATATGGGAGATTAATTGGCGCCTTCATGCTGGATTTCAGATCTGAAGGTGCGACATTGGGGAAGCCAGTCCAGCGCCGGAGTGCTCGGTGGCCGGATCCAGCAGAGTATGGCATAACGCTGGTGTTGAAAAATCTTTCGGTCACCGGAAACTGGCCTGTCGATGATTTTTCCAGACATAAAGAAAGAATGTCGACATATGCCAAAGATGGTGGATGACaaataagtgaaatgaaatGTGCAAGATCTCTCATCGATTGGTGTAATAGTGATTACTCCCGATCAGACTCCGCCCTACAGAAACATGTGATGATGTATCctttaaaagttttcttttgtgAAAGATTAGTGTCCATTCATGCGAGTGTAGTATGTTAAGCAAGCATTCGGAAGAATTTTTCTGAAGTTTTTGCTTTCGATTTGCCCTGCATTTTACGGGTGTGCATGAAAATATGATTGAAAAAGGAACCTTTTAAATCTGCCactgagttgaataaaataagagaaatgatatttgtaattgcgAAGTATGTAAGTGCCTTtgaattcatttgaaaaaaatgaataaatacagaatttaagtgaaaaaaattaatttttaatggtgaatctttctattttttaaaatgatatgtGGCGTTTGTCtacttcataaaataatttgtatatatgatgtgATTGTGCAAGTCACATGAAATAAGCCTCCATTGATAAACATAAGCTCATAAGATTTGAGATTATTGAGCGCAAATCTGAGAAATCTGACAAAACAACCATGTTTCCACTTAGTTATATTAAGCTCGCCTTCGTTTCCGCAACCTTGGAACTTTAGGAAACGCTTCCAGACTTCgagttcaattttttattttgattcctTGACCCAATATAGACTCTTTCAAAGCCAAGACGACATGTGGCCACCTATGAGTATCTATCTTTGCGACCAAGCTCATCAAGTTGGATGACTTTTGACTTGATTCCAATTTACCTACTATTTGGACGGCTCTGATTGGCCAGAGCATGGACTCTTGCTCTTCAAGACCTACCACGTACATGTACATGGAAGAGTAACTAACttaagatttcaaaatttgtgTCTTTGCTTTCGCCGTAGGCTGCGGTAATCAAtcaataaaagttttatttctcAACCTTGTTTAGTTACTATTTTAAAGGCCTATTTGCAGGTAGCAACCCAACAACACCCAAaacctttttattttcctttcttctctccCAAACATGCAGTTGGTTCCTTCACCATCAAAAAACCAATCCTCTCGGTTGATTAACATAATCATTACCTCATGTTCTGTATGTCTACTCTATCTTCTTGTGTCAATATTCCTCACAGGTTCTTCAAAGATCGTACCTACATATTCCCCATCTGGTGATATTTACGCACCGACCTCTCTTGAGCATATTGTGTTTGGAATTGCCTCTAGCCAGAAATCCTGGCCTAAGAGGAAAGAGTATGTTCGTCTTTGGTGGAAACCTCTTCAAATGAGAGGATGTGTGTTCATTGAGAGCCCTCAACcggatgatgatgataaaaatgtCAGCAGGAACGATAGTGCTTCGCTTCCTCCTGTATGCATCTCCCAGGACACTTCAAAATTTCGCTACACCTGCAAGAATGGTCTGAGGTCAGCAATCCGTGTGGCGCGCGTTGTTTCCGAGACGGTGGCTCTGAATCATTCTGATGTGCGTTGGTATGTCTTTGGGGATGATGACACGGTTTTCTTCCCAGAGAATTTGGTAAAGACTCTTTCAAAGTATGATCATGGGCTTTGGTATTACATTGGGACTCAGTCAGAGAGTTTGCAGCAGAACAGGGCTTTTGGCTTTA
Coding sequences:
- the LOC121252028 gene encoding uncharacterized protein LOC121252028, with translation MPLVTLLKTLNPSRLKTFLLIISFLLIFYLLFHRRAPLSHLRSASQSPLTRRHLLFAIASSSRSWPRRKSYVRLWYSPNSTRALAFLDRVAPDAASDDSVPPVVVSGDTSKFPYTFRGGLRSAIRVARVVKEVVDRDEKDVRWYVFGDDDTVFVVDNLVKTLAKYDHERWFYVGSNSESYYQNVKNSFEMAFGGGGFAISYSLARVLARVLDSCLVRYAHLYGSDSRIFSCLAELGVGLTHEPGFHQVDMRGNLFGLLSSHPLAPLVSLHHLDAVDPIFPNMSRTLAMGHLFEAMNVDPGRILQQTVCYDPSNSLSVSVAWGYAIQLFEGNEYLPDLISPQRTFMPWKRSASIDASRYMFKTREYSKDPCKRPVIFFLETVIPDKGGVWSYYTRHMVEECDRPNAIKNLTRVKVFSETLELDMEQMKAPCRHCCDILPSFNESMVIKLRQCGVYELISMHV